CGCGCGCAGCTCTGGCTGGGCCACCAGCGCGCCGAGGAGGTGGCCGACCCGGCCTACCGCGCCGCCTGCTATGGCGATGTCGGCATCCGCGAACGGGCCTCCGTGCTGTTGCTGCTGCCGACCGGCCAGCGCGTGGCGGTGAGCTTCTACCGCAGCCTTGCGCAGCCGGAGTTCGATGCGGGCGACTTCGCGCGGATCGAGGCGCATGCAACGCTGCTGGCCGACGCCACCGCGGCGCATGGCCGCAGTGCGATGGCGGCGCGGGAGTCCGCGGCGCCCGCCCTCGCCTCGCGGTTGCTGACGCTGAGCCTGCGCGAGCGCGAGGTCATCGGCCACTTGATGGCGGGCAAGACTGCGAAGGAAGCGGCGCGGGAGATCGGGGTGGAGCTGACGACGGTGCGCACACATCAGTACCGGGCGTTCCGGCGGTTGGGGATCAGGACGCAGAAGGAACTGCTGCGCGGCGCCGGGCCGCGCTGATCTTCAGGCTCAGTCTTCCGCGGCTTCTTCTTCCGCCGCCGGCTTCACCAACGACACCGGCGCCTCCTTCGGCCGTCCATTCGTCGACACGATCTCCTGATCGATCGCCCCGAACAGCGAACGCCCGTCCAGCCCCTTCATCTCGATGCGGATCGTGTCGCCGAACTTCATGAATTCAGTGACGGGCGCGCCGGTCTGGATGGTCTCGATGCAGCGCTTCTCGGCGATGCACGAATAGCCCTTCGGCCAATCGATCTGCCCGTCCTTCTTCTCGACGCCCTTGTTGCTCACCGTGCCGCTGCCCACGATGCTGCCGGCGCGCACGTTGCGCGTCTTGGCGATGTGGGCGATGAGCTGGCCGAAGTGGAAGGTCATCTCCGGGCCGGCATCGCACATGCCGACCTTGCGGCCGTTCCAGCTGCTTTGCAGCGTGAGGTGCACGCGGCCGTCCTGCCAGGCTTCGCCAATCTCGTCCAGCGTCACGGCCACGGGGCTGAAGGCGGTGGCGGGCTTGCTCTGGAAGAAACCGAAGCCCTTGGCCAGCTCGGCGGGAATCAGGTTGCGCAGGCTCACGTCGTTGGCCAGCATCACGAGGCGGATGCCGTCCAGCGCCTGGTCGGGCGTGGCGCCCATCTTCACGTCGCCGGTGATGACGGCGATCTCGGCCTCGAAGTCGATGCCCATGGCTTCGCTGGGCACGATCACGTCGTCGACCGGGCCGAGGAAGTCGTCGCTGCCGCCCTGGTACATCAGCGGATCGGTGTAGAAGCTCTCGGGCACTTCGGCGTTGCGCGCCTTGCGCACCAGTTCGACGTGGTTGATGTAGGCCGAGCCGTCGGCCCACTGGTAGGCACGCGGCAGCGGGGCCATGCACATCGCGGGATCGAAGGGAAACGAATGGCGCGCACGGCCGGTGTTGACGGCGTCGTACAGGTCCTGCAGCTGCGGGCTCATGAAGCCCCAGTCGTCCAGCACCTGCTGCAGCCGGCTCGCGATGCCGGTGGCGTAGTGGGCGAGCGTGAGGTCGCGCGAGACAACGACGAGCTGGCCGTCGCGCGAGCCGTCCTTCAGGGTGGCGAGTTTCATGATGCGGTGCGTGATGAGGGACACGGGCGGACACGAAGGCCGGGCGCCGCTCCCACTAAACTGGTTGAACGGGCGGCAGTTTACCGAGGTGGCCCTTCTGAACCTCCGTGCAAACGCCCACTCCACACCTGATGTCGACGCTCGTCGCTCCTTCCTCGCTGTCCACGGGCCTGCCCGGGCGTCCGTCCTGGCGGGTGCTGGTCGGGCTGACGCTGGCGGTCGCGCTGGTGCACCTGCTGGTGCTCGGGGTGGCGCCGATGGCGGTCGGACCGGAGCCCTCGCCGCTCGCGAGCAAGTTCATCACCCGGACCATCGTGATCGCGCCGCCCGCGGCGGACAAGCCCGCGGCACCGGCGCCTGCCGCCGCGCCGGTCGAGGCCAAGCCGCCATCGCCGGCCAAGCCCCGGCGCCCGCGCGCCCCGACGCCGCCCAAGCCGAAGCCGTTGCCCGAGCCGGACGCATCCACGCAACCCACCCCGGAAACGCCCGACCTGACGGCGCAGGCTGCTACCGATTCAGGAGCAACACCACCCGAAGCGCCCGCCAGCGCACCCGCCCCGGAAGCCGCGCCTGCCGCCGCCGGCACCGGAAGCGGCACCCCGGGCGGCACGGCGGCCACCGGCAGCGAAGCCTCCGGCACCATCGCCGGCACCCAGGCGCTGCGGATTCCCGGCTCCGTCACCCTCGATTTCGAAGCCACCGGCCAGACCGGCGCCTCCCCGCAGCGCGGCGTGTTCGGCGAACTGGTCTGGCTGCAGGACGGCAGCCGCTACGACGGGCGGCTCACGCTCAAGGCGGTGTTCTTCACCCTGCTGAACTGGCACAGCACCGGCAAGATCGGCCCCTCGGGCCTCGAACCCGAGCGCTATTCGGAGAGCCGCAAGGCCGAGGTGGCCTCGCATTTCGCGCGCGACCAGGGGCAGGTCATCTTCAGCAACCAGGCACCCAGCGTGCCTCTGCAGCCCGGTGCACAGGACCGCATGAGCGTCATGATGCAGCTGGGCGGCCTGCTGGCGGCCAGCCCCGACCGCTACCCGGCGGGCACCCGGATCTCGGTCCAGACCGTGGGCGTGCGCGACGGCGACGTCTGGGTCTTCGTGGTCGGCGACGAGGAAAAGCTGCAGCTTCCGGCTGGCGAATACACCGCGCGCAAGCTCACCCGCACGCCGCGCAAGGAATTCGACCGGAAACTGGAGCTCTGGCTGGCGCCGAAGTACGGCTACCTGCCCGTCCGCATCAAGCAAACCGAGGCAAACGGCGACTTCGCTGACGCCCAATTGCGCAAACCCCTACCCGAAGGGCCCGCCAATTGAGGCAAAAAGGCTCACAAGTTAACCGTCCGGCGACAACTGTTCTTGAAACTGGCGCGTTGATTGCTATCTAACCCGTTATGAACGCCATCGACATCCTCACTGGGCCCGCCATGAACATGCTTTACGACTCGGAGTCCTTCGTCGTCGTGCACGTGCAGCCGAATGACGGCGACGAGCCCGCGAAGCCCAATGTCCCGGTGCTGGAGCGCCACGGATTCGAAATCGTGGACAAGCGCTCGGGCAAAGAGGTGTACCTCGACGGTTCCTGGGCCGAGCTGTTCCAGCAGCAGATCGCCGCCTGGCAGCTCAACACCCCCACGCAGGAAGAAGTCGAGGACACCCTCGAGGGCTACGCCGAACTGGCCCACACGCCCGTGCTGGTGCACTGAGCGCCCGAACGGCCATGGAAAGAAAGCGCCCCATCGGGCGCTTTTTTCATGGGCGCGCGGTCTTGCGCAGGTAGATCCACCGGAACATCGGCCCCACCAGCAACAGCACCGCCACCAACCGGCACACCTGGAACGCCGTCACCACCGGCACCCCGAGCTGCAGCACCTTGGCCGTGATCGCCATCTCGGCGATGCCACCCGGCGAGGTGCTCAACAGCATCGTGGCCGGATGCAACCCGGTCGCCCGGGCCAGCAGCCACGCCACCCCGCCGCACAGGACCAGCATGGCGAAGGTGCCCAGCGCCACCGAGCCCAGCCAGCGCGGCGCCGTGTGCAGGAACTCGCGGCTGAAGCGCACGCCCAGGCTCACCGCGATCACGAGCTGCGCCGCATTCGACATCCAGGTGGGCACCGCCGACAGCGACTGCCCGGCGATCGTGAAGCCCATCGCCACCAGCAGCGGCCCGATGAACCACGGGTTGGTGCGGCCCAGCGCGCGCATCGCGAGGCCGCCGATGCCCGTGGCCAGCGCGAGCAGCGCCAGCCCGCCCGCGTTCACCTCGCGCACGCCGGGCGGGTTGATCTCCAGGCCCTGCAGCCCGCTCCACTGCATCGCGAACGGGATCGTGACCGTCACCACCACCAGCCGCAGGCTGTGCGCCGCGGCCACGAGGTCGGTGCGGGCGCCGGCCGACTCGGCCAGCAGCGTCATCTCCGACGCGCCGCCGATGGCGCCCGCAAAGTAAGTCGTGGCTCTCATGGCGCGCGGCGGCACATGCGGCATGCGCGCGGCATGCAGCCCATGCAGCCAGCGCCCGAAGCCCCAGCCCAGCAGCAGCGCCCAGGCGATGGCCAACGCAATCGCCCACCAGACGCCGGCCACCAGCGACACCACATGCGGCGTGAAGTAGAGGCCGAGCGCGGTGCCGATGGTCCACTGCCCCGCATTGCGCAGCGGCGTGGAGCTGGCGGTGGGCGCACCCGCGATCGAGGCGAGCGACACCGCCAGCAGCGGGCCGATCATCCAGGGCAGCGGCGTGTGCAGTGCGAGGCAGGCGCCCGCCGCGGCCAGTGCAAGCAGCAGCGTGGCCAGCACGCGAAGGTGAAAACGGAAAGGCACGAACGAGGAAAAAGGGACAGGGAAAAGCGCAAATGGATGGCACGGTGCGCATGCACCGCGGGGATAGTATGGCTCGATGTCCTTTCAACGCTGGCCCGCGCGGGCTCCACGTTTCCTGCTCCCGCTGCTGGCCGCGGCCGCCTTGGCGGCGTGCTCCCCGTCACCCCTTTTTCCGCCCGGCCCCGATGCGCCCGTCGCGAACCGCGTCTCGGCCCTGCTTCCGGTCGATGCGCTGCTGCTCGGCGAGCAGCACGATGCGCCCGAGCACCATGCGATCGAGCGCGAAACCGTCGAGGCGCTGGTCGCGCGCGGCCAGCTCGCCGCGCTGGCGCTCGAAATGGCCGAGGAAGGCCGCAGCACCGCGCAGCTCGCCCCCACCGCGAGCGAGGCCCAGGTGCAGACCGCCCTCGGCTGGAGCGACAAGGCCTGGCCCTGGGCCAATTACGGCCCGGCCGTGATGGCGGCCGTGCGCGCCGGCGTGCCGGTCGTCGGCGCCAACCTGCCTCGTGCGCGCATGAAGGACGCGATGGCCGACGTGTCGCTCGACGTGCAGCTCAACGGCGAGGCCTACACCGCGCAGCAGGACGCCGTGCGCGAAGGCCACTGCAAGCTGCTGCCCGAGTCGCAGATCATCCCGATGACGCGCATCCAGGTGGGCCGCGACCGCGCCATGGCACAGGCCATCATCAAGGCGCGCCAACCGGGCAGGACCGTGCTGCTGATCGCCGGCGCCGGCCACGCGGTGCGCGCGCTCGGCGTGCCGCAGCACCTGCCGGACGACGTGAAGATTGCCTCGGTGCGGCTGCTGGCCTCGGCGACCAACACCACCCCGCCGGGTGAATACGACAAGACTTGGCTGACGCCGCCGCTGCCCGAGAAGGATTACTGCGCCGAGCTGCGCCGGCCCGCCAAGGCACCGGCGGCCTCCTGAACGCTTGCGAACGGCCGGAAGGCCGCCGATATAGTGGCGTCGGCCAAGGGCGGGGACACCGCGCCGATTCAAACAACGGGGGGGGAATTGCATGGTCTTCACACGCGCGCGAAGCATCGTCATCCGATGGACGGCGACCGGTCTCCTGGCGCTGTCGGCGACGCACGCCGTCGCCAAGGAAAGCATCGTCGACCTTCCGACGCGACCGGGCATCACGCAGCGCATGCTGTACGTCGAGCCGGATGCGAAGCCGCGCGCCGCCGCCGTGCTGATTGCCGGTGGGCACGGATCGTTGAAGTTCTTTCCGAACGGCAGCATGGGCTGGGGCGACCAGGGCTTTCTCGTTCGCACGCGCGGCCTCTTTGCGCAGCGAGGCATCGCCGTCGTGGTGATCGATGCGCCCTCAGACAAGCGCTCGGGGCTCGGTGGATTTCGCGACAGCGCCGAGCACGCTGCCGACATCGGCGCCACCGTCAAATGGCTCCGGGAGCAGACCGGCGTGCCGGTCTGGCTGATCGGTCACAGCCGCGGCACGGAGTCGACGGTTTCCGCGGCCTTGAAGCTGGGTGCGGCGCCTGCGGGACCCGACGGATTGGTACTCGCCTCCCCGATTTCGAGCGACTCCGCCTTCACGTCAGGAAAAGCGGTGACGCACCTTCCGCTGGAAGACATCCGCGTGCCCGTGCTGGTGCTGCAGCACGAAGAAGATGCCTGCTCGGTCACCGCGCCGCGTGGCCTGCCGCTCGTGGTCGACCGGCTCTCGGGCGCATCGCGCAAGTCGGTGGTCAAGCTGGGCGGTGGCAAGCCGGTCGGGGACCTCTGCGGCCACCAGGCGACGCACGGCTTCGGGGGACTGGATCAACCCGCGGTGCAGGCCATTGCCGACTTCGTCGGTCCGTAGCCCGCGGGCCGCAGTTGCGTGCTCCTGTGCAGACAGACAAAGGATTCTCATGGGCACACGCATCGTTTTTCTTGTCGCAACGCTGTTGAGCCTGCTTGCGCCGCAGGCCTACGGACGGGCACCAGTCAAATGGCTCGGCGATTCCTCCCCGACGGCGTCGGACCGACGTGCCATCTCACGCATCGGCAACCTCCCTGTGCTCGCCAACCTGTTCGGCCGCTGCGAACACCAGACCTTGATCTGGAAGAGTACAGCGCAAGGCGGCGAGCCCATCTACTTCATCTTCTGCGATCAGCAAGCCGTCGCTTTCAACGCCCAGGGGGAGTCGATGATCGAGCAGTACATCCCTCTTGACAGGGGATGCGATCCCAAAAGCGCGGTATGCCAGTGGCAGATAGAGGCATTGCCCAGCGTTCGCGCCAACGCCTCGGACTTGCGGATACGCAGCCCCCAGGGATGCGCGGAATTGTCCTGGCGCATCGAGGGCCCGCGCATGTGGGCGGCAGCCACGGATTGCCGGGAGCCTGTGAGCGCGTTGGTGTCGCGCAAGGCCGACTGCGTGGGCAAGGCCGGCAGGTGGGAGATGCGTGGCTTGTCCAAGACAGCCCAATGCGTCACGCCAACCACCGACGGCGGCAAGGTCTGCATGGGCGACTGGGACTGCCAGAACAATTGCGAGAAGCCACCCCAGGCCTCTTCCTCCACCCCCGGCCGCTGCGCCGCGACGACGAAGTCGGTCGGCTGCTACGAGAAGCAGCCGAACGTCCACATCTGCGAATAGCGCGAACCGATCCGCTCAGGCGTGCTTCTTGATCGAATCCGCCAGCGTATTCACCAGCGTGTCGATGTGCGACTTCTCCACGATGTACGGCGGCGCCATCACCAGCACGTCGCCCGCGGGCCGCACCAGCGCGCCCTTGTGGAAGCAGTCCAAAAAGATCTCGAAGGCGCGCTTGCCCGGCGCGCCCGCGATGGGCGCGAGCTCCACCGCGGCGGCAAGGCCGAGGCTGCGGATGCTGATCACGTTGGGCAGTCCCTTGAAGGCGCTGTGGAACGCATCGCCCAGCACCTTGCCCATCTCGCCGGCGCGGGCGAACAGGTTCTCCTCCTTGAAGAGGTCGAGCGTGGCGATGGCCGCGGCGCAGGCCACCGGATGGCCCGAATAGGTGTAGCCGTGGAAGAACTCGACCACGTGCTCGGGTGCGTCGGTCTTCATCATCGCGTCGTAGAGCTTGTCGCGGCAGATCACGCCGCCCAGCGGAATCACGCCGTTGGTCACGCACTTGGCGAAGTTCAGCATGTCGGGCACCACGCCGAAATAGTCCGACGCGAAGTTGGTGCCCATGCGGCCGAAGCCGGTGATGACCTCGTCGAAGATGAGGAGGATGCCGTGCTTGTCGCAGATTTCGCGCAGGCGCTTGAGGTAGCCCTTGGGCGGCAGGTACCAGCCGGCCGAACCGGCCACCGGCTCCACGATGATCGCGGCCACGTTGCTCGGGTCATGCAGCGGCAGGATGCGCGTCTCGAGTTCGACCAGCGGGTCTTCGGCCCACACCGGCTCCTCGTTGTGGATGTAGGCGTGGTTCACCGGATCGTGGATGAAGCGCATGTGGTCCACGCGCGGCAAAAAGGCCGAGCCGAACACCTTGCGGTTGCCCGGGATGCCGCCCACCGACATGCCGCCGAAGCCCACGCCGTGGTAGCCCTTCTCGCGGCCGATGAACACGTTGCGGTGGCCTTCGCCGCGTGCGCGGTGATAGGCCAGCGCCACCTTCATCGAGGTGTCTGCGGCCTCGCTGCCCGAATTGCAGAACAGCACCTTGTTGAGATCGCCCGGGGCGAGCGCGGCGATCATCTCGGCCGCGCGGAAGGCCTTGTCGTTGCTGACCTGGAAGGCGGTGGCGTAATCGAGCGTGTCGAGCTGCGTCTTGATGGCCTCGTTGATGGGCTTGCGGTTATGGCCCGCGCCCACGCACCAGAGCGAGGAGACGCCGTCGATCACCTTCTTGCCGTCGTGCGTGGTGAATTCCATGCCGTCGGCCGCCACGAAGACGCGCGGGTCTTTCTGGAAATGGCGGTTGGGGGTGAAGGGCAACCACTGGTTGCCCATGTTGAAGTCCTGGAAGGCCATGTCTCGCTCCTGCGGTTATCTGTCGAGGGGAAAATCGCGATTCTGGCACCCCTGCCACAATTACGCCCCTGATGACGACCCCAACTCCTACCTCGCCCGCCTACATCCTGAACCTCTCGTGCCCCGACCGCACGGGCATCGTGCATGCCGTCTCGGGCTTCCTGCTCGAGCGGGGCGCCAACATCGAGGAGGCGGCCCAGTACAACGACCACGGTACGGGCCTGTTCTTCATGCGCGTGCGCTTCGCCTGCGGCGACCACGGTGAAGCGGCGCTACGCGAAGAACTCAAGACCTTCGCTGCCGGCTTCGGCATGAACCTGCAGCTGCATGCCGCCGCCGAGCCGATGAAGACGGTGATCCTGGTGAGCAAGGAAGGCCACTGCCTCAACGACCTGCTGTTCCGCTGGAAGAGCGGCCTCCTGTCCATCGACGTGCGCGCGATCATCTCGAACCACCGCGACTTCTACCAGCTGGCCGCGAGCTACAACGTGCCGTTCCATCACATCCCGGTGACGGCCGCGACCAAGCCACAGGCCGAAGCCAAGCAGCTGGAGATCATCGAAGCCGAGGGCGCCGAGCTCGTGGTGCTCGCGCGCTACATGCAGGTCCTCAGCAACGACCTGTGCAAGAGCCTCGCGGGCCGTGCGATCAACATCCATCACTCGTTCCTGCCGAGCTTCAAGGGCGCCAAGCCCTATTACCAGGCGCACGACCGCGGCGTGAAGCTGATCGGCGCCACCGCCCACTACGTGACGGCCGACCTCGACGAAGGCCCGATCATCGAGCAGGACGTGGCCCGCGCCGACCACACCGACACCGTCGAAGACCTCACGGCTCGCGGCCGCGACACCGAGAGCCAGGTGCTGGCCCGCGCGGTGAAGTGGCACAGCGAGCACCGCGTGCTGCTGAACGGGCACCGGACGGTCGTCTTCCGCTGACCCCCGGCACCCGCCGCTGCAGGCGGGTGTAGCATCCGGCGCCAAAAGAGGAGAAGGCGCAATGCGACGTTGGTTCGGTGGGTTCTTGCTGGCTGTTCTTTCAGCCTGCCTGTTCGGATGTTCGGCCACCGGGCCGCGTTTCTCGGAGGTTTCGCAAAGCCTCCCCTCGCTCGGCGAGAACGACGGCCGCATCTACTTCTATCGCGACTCGATCGTGGGTATGGCGGTCCAGCCCGAGGTCGTGGTCAACGGCCAGGTCGTCGGCAAGTCGCAACCCAACAGCTTCTTCTTCATCGACAGGCCCGCCGGCACCTACCGGGCCACCGCCCAGACCGAGGCCGAGGGCAGCATCGACATCGTGCTGCGGCCCAAGCAGACCGCGTATGTGCGGATGAGCGTCGGCATCGGCTTTCTCGTCGGCCGCCCGGCGTTCGCGCGGGTCGGCGAAACGGAAGGCCGCAGCGCATTGCCGCCGCTGGCCTACGGCGGCACGGCGCCGGTCTCGACCAAGGCGGCGAGTACGACGCCGGCTGCACCACCGCTCCCTGCAACGCCCACGGCCGCCGCTGCGACTGCGACCGCGACTCCCGTCCGGCAAGCGGCGGTCGCGCCGAATGTGCCAGCGCCTGCGGCCGTTGCCGTTCAACCGGCGGCTGCGCCCGCTCCGAACCCCGCCCCTGTCCCTGTCCCTGTCCCTGTTCCCGTAGCCTCCGAGGCCACGCCTTTCGCCAAGACGCCCGTCAACGATCTCCGACTGCTCCTGCAGCCCACCCGATGAGACATCTGCTCGCTCCCTTCGCACTGACCCTGGCGGTCTCCCTTCCCGCTTCGGCCCAGGCCCCGCTCGCGCCCGATGCGCTCTTCGCGCGCGTGTCCCCTGCCGTATGGGTGGTGCAGGCCAGCGACGCGCAAGGCAAGACCCTGGCCACCGGCAGCGCGGTGGCCACCGGACCGGGCACGGCCGTCACGAGCTGCCAGTTGCTCGCGAAGGCCAGCTCGGTGGCACTGAAGCGCGACAACGTGAGCTACGGCGCGACGCTGGAATTTCCGGATGTCGAGCGCGACCTGTGCCAGCTGCGGATCGCCAACTTCACGCCGCCCATCGTCGCCATGGCGCCGGCGACGGCACTGCAGGTCGGCATGCCCCTCTACATCGTCGGGGCGCCGAGAGGCAAGGAACTCACGCTCGGCATCGGCATGCTCGCCGGCGTGCGACGCGGTGGTGCGGGCGAACTCGAAGCACTGCAACTCGCATCGCCCGTCGAAAAGGGGCTCGGCGGCGCCGGGCTGTTCGACGCCCAGGGCCGGCTGGTGGGACTGCTGGGCACGACGCCCGC
This region of Variovorax sp. RKNM96 genomic DNA includes:
- a CDS encoding helix-turn-helix transcriptional regulator, with product MRRWRIHPTDAALAAAVVGDVLSGVGTPHLATSYLKAMQRVMPVTFCTVFAVSSTGRIEAVSAASSYGSTAERTTERYVEQRFDLLDPNMAWLAARKLPRRAQLWLGHQRAEEVADPAYRAACYGDVGIRERASVLLLLPTGQRVAVSFYRSLAQPEFDAGDFARIEAHATLLADATAAHGRSAMAARESAAPALASRLLTLSLREREVIGHLMAGKTAKEAAREIGVELTTVRTHQYRAFRRLGIRTQKELLRGAGPR
- a CDS encoding ChaN family lipoprotein, with the translated sequence MSFQRWPARAPRFLLPLLAAAALAACSPSPLFPPGPDAPVANRVSALLPVDALLLGEQHDAPEHHAIERETVEALVARGQLAALALEMAEEGRSTAQLAPTASEAQVQTALGWSDKAWPWANYGPAVMAAVRAGVPVVGANLPRARMKDAMADVSLDVQLNGEAYTAQQDAVREGHCKLLPESQIIPMTRIQVGRDRAMAQAIIKARQPGRTVLLIAGAGHAVRALGVPQHLPDDVKIASVRLLASATNTTPPGEYDKTWLTPPLPEKDYCAELRRPAKAPAAS
- a CDS encoding aminotransferase class III-fold pyridoxal phosphate-dependent enzyme; translation: MAFQDFNMGNQWLPFTPNRHFQKDPRVFVAADGMEFTTHDGKKVIDGVSSLWCVGAGHNRKPINEAIKTQLDTLDYATAFQVSNDKAFRAAEMIAALAPGDLNKVLFCNSGSEAADTSMKVALAYHRARGEGHRNVFIGREKGYHGVGFGGMSVGGIPGNRKVFGSAFLPRVDHMRFIHDPVNHAYIHNEEPVWAEDPLVELETRILPLHDPSNVAAIIVEPVAGSAGWYLPPKGYLKRLREICDKHGILLIFDEVITGFGRMGTNFASDYFGVVPDMLNFAKCVTNGVIPLGGVICRDKLYDAMMKTDAPEHVVEFFHGYTYSGHPVACAAAIATLDLFKEENLFARAGEMGKVLGDAFHSAFKGLPNVISIRSLGLAAAVELAPIAGAPGKRAFEIFLDCFHKGALVRPAGDVLVMAPPYIVEKSHIDTLVNTLADSIKKHA
- a CDS encoding fumarylacetoacetate hydrolase family protein — encoded protein: MKLATLKDGSRDGQLVVVSRDLTLAHYATGIASRLQQVLDDWGFMSPQLQDLYDAVNTGRARHSFPFDPAMCMAPLPRAYQWADGSAYINHVELVRKARNAEVPESFYTDPLMYQGGSDDFLGPVDDVIVPSEAMGIDFEAEIAVITGDVKMGATPDQALDGIRLVMLANDVSLRNLIPAELAKGFGFFQSKPATAFSPVAVTLDEIGEAWQDGRVHLTLQSSWNGRKVGMCDAGPEMTFHFGQLIAHIAKTRNVRAGSIVGSGTVSNKGVEKKDGQIDWPKGYSCIAEKRCIETIQTGAPVTEFMKFGDTIRIEMKGLDGRSLFGAIDQEIVSTNGRPKEAPVSLVKPAAEEEAAED
- a CDS encoding DUF2846 domain-containing protein encodes the protein MRRWFGGFLLAVLSACLFGCSATGPRFSEVSQSLPSLGENDGRIYFYRDSIVGMAVQPEVVVNGQVVGKSQPNSFFFIDRPAGTYRATAQTEAEGSIDIVLRPKQTAYVRMSVGIGFLVGRPAFARVGETEGRSALPPLAYGGTAPVSTKAASTTPAAPPLPATPTAAAATATATPVRQAAVAPNVPAPAAVAVQPAAAPAPNPAPVPVPVPVPVASEATPFAKTPVNDLRLLLQPTR
- a CDS encoding alpha/beta hydrolase — its product is MVFTRARSIVIRWTATGLLALSATHAVAKESIVDLPTRPGITQRMLYVEPDAKPRAAAVLIAGGHGSLKFFPNGSMGWGDQGFLVRTRGLFAQRGIAVVVIDAPSDKRSGLGGFRDSAEHAADIGATVKWLREQTGVPVWLIGHSRGTESTVSAALKLGAAPAGPDGLVLASPISSDSAFTSGKAVTHLPLEDIRVPVLVLQHEEDACSVTAPRGLPLVVDRLSGASRKSVVKLGGGKPVGDLCGHQATHGFGGLDQPAVQAIADFVGP
- the purU gene encoding formyltetrahydrofolate deformylase, with the translated sequence MTTPTPTSPAYILNLSCPDRTGIVHAVSGFLLERGANIEEAAQYNDHGTGLFFMRVRFACGDHGEAALREELKTFAAGFGMNLQLHAAAEPMKTVILVSKEGHCLNDLLFRWKSGLLSIDVRAIISNHRDFYQLAASYNVPFHHIPVTAATKPQAEAKQLEIIEAEGAELVVLARYMQVLSNDLCKSLAGRAINIHHSFLPSFKGAKPYYQAHDRGVKLIGATAHYVTADLDEGPIIEQDVARADHTDTVEDLTARGRDTESQVLARAVKWHSEHRVLLNGHRTVVFR
- a CDS encoding DUF3108 domain-containing protein, yielding MSTLVAPSSLSTGLPGRPSWRVLVGLTLAVALVHLLVLGVAPMAVGPEPSPLASKFITRTIVIAPPAADKPAAPAPAAAPVEAKPPSPAKPRRPRAPTPPKPKPLPEPDASTQPTPETPDLTAQAATDSGATPPEAPASAPAPEAAPAAAGTGSGTPGGTAATGSEASGTIAGTQALRIPGSVTLDFEATGQTGASPQRGVFGELVWLQDGSRYDGRLTLKAVFFTLLNWHSTGKIGPSGLEPERYSESRKAEVASHFARDQGQVIFSNQAPSVPLQPGAQDRMSVMMQLGGLLAASPDRYPAGTRISVQTVGVRDGDVWVFVVGDEEKLQLPAGEYTARKLTRTPRKEFDRKLELWLAPKYGYLPVRIKQTEANGDFADAQLRKPLPEGPAN
- a CDS encoding DUF3567 domain-containing protein, which encodes MNMLYDSESFVVVHVQPNDGDEPAKPNVPVLERHGFEIVDKRSGKEVYLDGSWAELFQQQIAAWQLNTPTQEEVEDTLEGYAELAHTPVLVH
- a CDS encoding AbrB family transcriptional regulator, whose translation is MPFRFHLRVLATLLLALAAAGACLALHTPLPWMIGPLLAVSLASIAGAPTASSTPLRNAGQWTIGTALGLYFTPHVVSLVAGVWWAIALAIAWALLLGWGFGRWLHGLHAARMPHVPPRAMRATTYFAGAIGGASEMTLLAESAGARTDLVAAAHSLRLVVVTVTIPFAMQWSGLQGLEINPPGVREVNAGGLALLALATGIGGLAMRALGRTNPWFIGPLLVAMGFTIAGQSLSAVPTWMSNAAQLVIAVSLGVRFSREFLHTAPRWLGSVALGTFAMLVLCGGVAWLLARATGLHPATMLLSTSPGGIAEMAITAKVLQLGVPVVTAFQVCRLVAVLLLVGPMFRWIYLRKTARP